From Coffea arabica cultivar ET-39 chromosome 2e, Coffea Arabica ET-39 HiFi, whole genome shotgun sequence, the proteins below share one genomic window:
- the LOC113732469 gene encoding crossover junction endonuclease MUS81-like isoform X1, with the protein MDFQLRSVCPENEDVAAFMKNKWQEMAANPKGISDNLNNTFYKAYSNVCNSKTPIKSLRDLAEIKGVGKWILKLMQGFFDTSLGGSENEDAIKKGKRSKGTRRYVPQKNSVAYALLITLYRGTTNGSEFMRKQELIDAAEASGLSRGPIVPEKGKGKPGKFGSSPREWYSGWSCMKTLITKGLVVKSSCPAKYMLTEEGKEAAKECLSRSGLVDCNDNSAIAHRSSCIEPKELDSSDMLRFCGPEPKDIDSTEIDMPELASAQARSLNEVALTSFASNSEKKSFHIPSESLDRFVKMGYSREQTTRAFLKASDASQTQDMSSLWPAVLCRLKEDQVYGLPIQPNITRVDDFAVGNSVSNIHGNSFINGTCNGPLEGVKLPLLATSGQMACPLKACSFTDKEGTEALESKSHVLAMPPLDVGERFEDTYGIILVLDDREHFASKGSQSRKIIDNISSQFKIQIEVRRLPVGDAIWIAHHKRIGTEYVLDFVVERKKVDDLRLSIRDNRYKDQKLRLLRCGLKKVIYLVEGDPNSCEAAESIKTACFTTEILEGFDVQRTNGLGETLRKYGHLTQAIYQYYKSLDSEHKSSRVCPQYREFIRRCEDLDKLTVSDVFAIQLMQVPQVTEEVAIAVLEMFPTLRSLSLAYSVLDGDICAQEDMLKKQSNNLISSAASRNIFQLIWGG; encoded by the exons ATGGATTTCCAGCTAAGAAGTGTGTGCCCGGAGAATGAAGATGTCGCAGCCTTCATGAAGAATAAATGGCAAGAAATGGCGGCAAATCCCAAAGGGATTTCTGACAATCTTAACAATACTTTTTATAAGGCTTATTCTAATGTATGTAATTCCAAAACTCCCATCAAATCCCTCCGAGACTTGGCAGAAATCAA GGGAGTAGGAAAATGGATTCTGAAGCTAATGCAAGGGTTTTTTGATACCAGTTTGGGCGGTTCGGAGAACGAAGACGCGATTAAAAAAG GGAAGAGAAGTAAGGGTACTAGACGGTACGTGCCACAAAAAAATTCAGTAGCTTATGCCTTGTTAATTACTCTCTACAG AGGGACAACAAATGGGAGTGAATTCATGCGCAAGCAGGAGCTAATTGATGCTGCTGAAGCTAGTGGACTTTCTCGAGGGCCAATTGT GCctgaaaaggggaaagggaagcCTGGAAAATTTGGGAGCTCACCACGGGAATGGTATAGTGGATGGAGTTGCATGAAGACATTAATAACGAAAGGATTGGTTGTTAAGTCAAGCTGCCCTGCAAA GTACATGCTTacagaagaaggcaaggaagcaGCAAAGGAATGTCTTTCTAGATCTGGGTTAGTTGATTGCAATGACAACTCAGCTATTGCGCACAGATCTTCGTGTATTGAGCCAAAGGAGTTAGACTCATCAGATATGCTGAGATTTTGTGGTCCTGAACCAAAGGATATAGACTCAACGGAAATAGACATGCCAGAGTTGGCTTCTGCTCAGGCTCGTTCATTAAACGAAGTTGCACTTACTTCTTTTGCTTCCAATAGtgagaagaaatcatttcacaTCCCTTCTGAATCTCTTGATAGG TTTGTTAAAATGGGGTATTCTAGGGAACAAACTACTCGTGCTTTTCTTAAGGCATCAGACGCATCGCAGACCCAGGACATGTCTTCACTCTGGCCGGCTGTTCTATGTCGTCTAAAAGAAGATCAAGTCTATGGCCTGCCTATTCAGCCTAATATTACAAGAGTGGATGATTTTGCTGTTG GTAATTCTGTTTCTAACATACATGGTAATAGTTTTATCAATGGCACATGCAACGGGCCACTCGAGGGTGTAAAGTTGCCGCTTCTTGCTACTTCCGGTCAGATGGCTTGTCCTTTGAAAGCTTGCTCATTCACT GATAAGGAGGGGACAGAAGCTTTGGAATCTAAATCTCATGTATTAGCAATGCCGCCTTTGGATGTCGGAGAACGTTTTGAAGACACTTACGGTATAATCTTAGTACTGGATGACAGGGAACATTTTGCTAGCAAAGG GTCCCAGTCTAGGAAGATTATTGACAACATAAGTTctcaattcaaaattcaaatagaG GTTAGAAGACTGCCTGTTGGGGATGCCATTTGGATAGCTCACCATAAACGTATTGGAACTGAATATGTTCTTGACTTTGTTGTTGAGCGGAAAAAAGTTGATGATTTGCGCTTGTCAATCAGAGATAATCGATATAAAGATCAGAAACTGCGACTTCTG AGGTGTGGACTCAAGAAGGTGATATATCTTGTTGAAGGTGACCCAAATTCGTGTGAAGCTGCTGAAAGTATTAAAACTGC TTGTTTCACGACTGAAATATTGGAAGGTTTTGATGTACAAAGAACTAATGGCTTGGGAGAAACGTTAAGGAAATATGGTCATCTTACTCAGGCCATATACCAGTACTACAAGTCTTTGGATTCAGAGCATAAAAGCTCTAGGGTTTGCCCACAATATCGTGAATTCATTAGGAGATGTGAAGATTTAGACAAGCTGACTGTCAGTGATGTGTTTGCGATCCAATTAATGCAG GTTCCACAAGTAACTGAGGAGGTTGCTATTGCTGTTCTAGAGATGTTCCCAACTTTGCGATCTCTTTCTCTGGCATACTCTGTGCTA GATGGTGACATTTGTGCTCAAGAGGATATGCTCAAGAAGCAGAGTAACAATTTGATTAGCAGTGCTGCTAGCAGAAACATCTTCCAACTGATTTGGGGCGGTTGA
- the LOC113732469 gene encoding crossover junction endonuclease MUS81-like isoform X2 encodes MDFQLRSVCPENEDVAAFMKNKWQEMAANPKGISDNLNNTFYKAYSNVCNSKTPIKSLRDLAEINLGGSENEDAIKKGKRSKGTRRYVPQKNSVAYALLITLYRGTTNGSEFMRKQELIDAAEASGLSRGPIVPEKGKGKPGKFGSSPREWYSGWSCMKTLITKGLVVKSSCPAKYMLTEEGKEAAKECLSRSGLVDCNDNSAIAHRSSCIEPKELDSSDMLRFCGPEPKDIDSTEIDMPELASAQARSLNEVALTSFASNSEKKSFHIPSESLDRFVKMGYSREQTTRAFLKASDASQTQDMSSLWPAVLCRLKEDQVYGLPIQPNITRVDDFAVGNSVSNIHGNSFINGTCNGPLEGVKLPLLATSGQMACPLKACSFTDKEGTEALESKSHVLAMPPLDVGERFEDTYGIILVLDDREHFASKGSQSRKIIDNISSQFKIQIEVRRLPVGDAIWIAHHKRIGTEYVLDFVVERKKVDDLRLSIRDNRYKDQKLRLLRCGLKKVIYLVEGDPNSCEAAESIKTACFTTEILEGFDVQRTNGLGETLRKYGHLTQAIYQYYKSLDSEHKSSRVCPQYREFIRRCEDLDKLTVSDVFAIQLMQVPQVTEEVAIAVLEMFPTLRSLSLAYSVLDGDICAQEDMLKKQSNNLISSAASRNIFQLIWGG; translated from the exons ATGGATTTCCAGCTAAGAAGTGTGTGCCCGGAGAATGAAGATGTCGCAGCCTTCATGAAGAATAAATGGCAAGAAATGGCGGCAAATCCCAAAGGGATTTCTGACAATCTTAACAATACTTTTTATAAGGCTTATTCTAATGTATGTAATTCCAAAACTCCCATCAAATCCCTCCGAGACTTGGCAGAAATCAA TTTGGGCGGTTCGGAGAACGAAGACGCGATTAAAAAAG GGAAGAGAAGTAAGGGTACTAGACGGTACGTGCCACAAAAAAATTCAGTAGCTTATGCCTTGTTAATTACTCTCTACAG AGGGACAACAAATGGGAGTGAATTCATGCGCAAGCAGGAGCTAATTGATGCTGCTGAAGCTAGTGGACTTTCTCGAGGGCCAATTGT GCctgaaaaggggaaagggaagcCTGGAAAATTTGGGAGCTCACCACGGGAATGGTATAGTGGATGGAGTTGCATGAAGACATTAATAACGAAAGGATTGGTTGTTAAGTCAAGCTGCCCTGCAAA GTACATGCTTacagaagaaggcaaggaagcaGCAAAGGAATGTCTTTCTAGATCTGGGTTAGTTGATTGCAATGACAACTCAGCTATTGCGCACAGATCTTCGTGTATTGAGCCAAAGGAGTTAGACTCATCAGATATGCTGAGATTTTGTGGTCCTGAACCAAAGGATATAGACTCAACGGAAATAGACATGCCAGAGTTGGCTTCTGCTCAGGCTCGTTCATTAAACGAAGTTGCACTTACTTCTTTTGCTTCCAATAGtgagaagaaatcatttcacaTCCCTTCTGAATCTCTTGATAGG TTTGTTAAAATGGGGTATTCTAGGGAACAAACTACTCGTGCTTTTCTTAAGGCATCAGACGCATCGCAGACCCAGGACATGTCTTCACTCTGGCCGGCTGTTCTATGTCGTCTAAAAGAAGATCAAGTCTATGGCCTGCCTATTCAGCCTAATATTACAAGAGTGGATGATTTTGCTGTTG GTAATTCTGTTTCTAACATACATGGTAATAGTTTTATCAATGGCACATGCAACGGGCCACTCGAGGGTGTAAAGTTGCCGCTTCTTGCTACTTCCGGTCAGATGGCTTGTCCTTTGAAAGCTTGCTCATTCACT GATAAGGAGGGGACAGAAGCTTTGGAATCTAAATCTCATGTATTAGCAATGCCGCCTTTGGATGTCGGAGAACGTTTTGAAGACACTTACGGTATAATCTTAGTACTGGATGACAGGGAACATTTTGCTAGCAAAGG GTCCCAGTCTAGGAAGATTATTGACAACATAAGTTctcaattcaaaattcaaatagaG GTTAGAAGACTGCCTGTTGGGGATGCCATTTGGATAGCTCACCATAAACGTATTGGAACTGAATATGTTCTTGACTTTGTTGTTGAGCGGAAAAAAGTTGATGATTTGCGCTTGTCAATCAGAGATAATCGATATAAAGATCAGAAACTGCGACTTCTG AGGTGTGGACTCAAGAAGGTGATATATCTTGTTGAAGGTGACCCAAATTCGTGTGAAGCTGCTGAAAGTATTAAAACTGC TTGTTTCACGACTGAAATATTGGAAGGTTTTGATGTACAAAGAACTAATGGCTTGGGAGAAACGTTAAGGAAATATGGTCATCTTACTCAGGCCATATACCAGTACTACAAGTCTTTGGATTCAGAGCATAAAAGCTCTAGGGTTTGCCCACAATATCGTGAATTCATTAGGAGATGTGAAGATTTAGACAAGCTGACTGTCAGTGATGTGTTTGCGATCCAATTAATGCAG GTTCCACAAGTAACTGAGGAGGTTGCTATTGCTGTTCTAGAGATGTTCCCAACTTTGCGATCTCTTTCTCTGGCATACTCTGTGCTA GATGGTGACATTTGTGCTCAAGAGGATATGCTCAAGAAGCAGAGTAACAATTTGATTAGCAGTGCTGCTAGCAGAAACATCTTCCAACTGATTTGGGGCGGTTGA
- the LOC113729236 gene encoding pumilio homolog 18-like, which yields MGGYKAISPYFQDQSIWGHGSLVESSLPGFDFFAMAMNREGSEQLKRILRQGNSWYTQETFKAVFPHIFQLMNDSNGHVIFDSLVDKCESCQLCAIVMKFQWETDLFLDSTFNDIASRSIQRLIKKLKKTGLESIITAMLSRRCLELMTHKTASHVIQHSFTYLGDEANEVLYDHILSYFLLLATDRVGCITVNACIDSITGPRRAALLKLVADNASYLSNDPSGNYVLQRVLGLKVDPVTQQICYSLRGQYVELAQRKSGSHVVEKCLESSELGLSLVIKEIFNNDKTLRLLARDQFGNYVIQTALRIAKLHARHLYESMVEALKPHYANLMNKPMGRYVSNLIKADLEVQQSAKSDQ from the coding sequence ATGGGTGGTTATAAGGCAATTTCCCCTTACTTTCAAGATCAGAGTATCTGgggtcatggtagcctggttgAAAGTTCATTGCCGGGATTCGACTTTTTTGCAATGGCTATGAACAGGGAGGGTTCGGAGCAATTGAAAAGGATTCTTCGACAGGGGAACTCTTGGTATACACAAGAAACATTCAAAGCTGTTTTTCCCCACATTTTTCAACTGATGAACGACTCCAACGGACATGTTATCTTTGACAGCCTGGTTGACAAATGTGAAAGTTGTCAGCTATGTGCAATCGTGATGAAGTTTCAGTGGGAAACTGACTTGTTTCTGGATTCAACGTTCAATGATATTGCGTCAAGGTCAATTCAGAGGCTAATCAAGAAGCTCAAAAAGACAGGATTGGAATCCATCATTACAGCAATGCTATCCAGAAGATGCTTGGAACTCATGACTCACAAGACAGCCTCTCATGTCATCCAACATTCTTTCACGTACTTGGGAGATGAAGCTAATGAGGTGTTGTATGACCACATATTATCCTATTTCCTGCTATTAGCCACGGATCGTGTCGGGTGCATAACAGTTAATGCTTGCATCGATAGCATTACTGGTCCGAGAAGAGCAGCTCTTCTCAAGCTGGTGGCAGACAATGCAAGTTACCTGTCAAATGATCCTTCAGGAAACTATGTTCTGCAGCGTGTTCTCGGACTAAAAGTTGATCCTGTAACACAGCAAATTTGCTATAGTCTTAGAGGCCAATATGTGGAGCTGGCTCAGAGGAAAAGTGGTAGTCATGTAGTCGAAAAATGCTTGGAATCATCAGAACTTGGGCTCTCTCTTGTgattaaagaaattttcaacaatGACAAAACACTTAGACTGCTAGCTCGAGATCAATTTGGGAACTATGTGATCCAGACAGCTTTAAGAATTGCAAAGCTTCACGCTAGACATCTGTATGAATCCATGGTTGAAGCCCTGAAGCCACACTATGCCAACCTGATGAATAAACCAATGGGAAGATATGTAAGCAACTTGATCAAAGCTGACCTTGAAGTGCAGCAGAGTGCAAAATCTGACCAGTGA